A stretch of the Conger conger chromosome 3, fConCon1.1, whole genome shotgun sequence genome encodes the following:
- the higd2a gene encoding HIG1 domain family member 2A, mitochondrial: MAAATTPVERGSPPKSDTTVPVIFDISKPPVIEGFNPLSRQKEEGFKEKFMRKAKENPFVPIGCLGTAGALTYGLIAFKHGKTRQSQLLMRARILAQGFTVVAIIVGVVATAIKPKQ; this comes from the exons ATGGCAGCCGCTACAACGCCAGTGGAACGGGGCTCGCCTCCAAAATCTGACACTACGGTCCCCGTCATTTTTGACATATCAAAACCTCCCGTCATCGAAGGATTTAACCCTCTGTCGCGGCAGAAGGAAGAGGGATTCAAAGAGAAGTTCATGAGAAAAGCTAAGGAGAATCCCTTTGTGCCGATAG GTTGCCTGGGAACGGCCGGTGCACTAACGTACGGTCTCATCGCCTTTAAACACGGAAAGACCCGACAGTCACAGCTGCTGATGCGGGCGCGCATCCTTGCACAAGGGTTCACTGTAGTGGCCATCATAGTGGGTGTGGTAGCTACAGCCATCAAGCCAAAGCAGTGA